A section of the Clostridium felsineum DSM 794 genome encodes:
- a CDS encoding flavodoxin family protein, producing MKVLLINGSPHKSGCTYTALSEVAKQLENEKIDTEIYYIGNKPIRGCIGCGKCQESNKHLCIFNDDPVNEIIQKAKEADGFIFGSPVYFASAAGSMISLLDRVNFAASSNFAYKPAASIVSARRAGTTAAYDQLNKYIGHSRMIMVPSTYWNMVHGFTPEDVRKDEEGMQIMRTLGTNMAWLLKLIESGKKNGIDYPISEKIVRTNFIK from the coding sequence ATGAAAGTATTGTTGATTAATGGTAGCCCACATAAAAGCGGATGTACGTATACTGCTTTAAGTGAGGTGGCTAAACAATTAGAAAATGAAAAAATAGATACTGAAATATATTATATTGGTAATAAACCAATTAGAGGTTGTATTGGATGTGGAAAGTGTCAAGAATCTAATAAGCATTTATGCATTTTTAATGATGATCCCGTAAATGAAATAATACAAAAGGCAAAAGAGGCAGATGGTTTTATTTTTGGATCACCTGTTTACTTTGCTTCAGCAGCTGGCTCTATGATTTCTCTTCTAGATAGAGTGAATTTTGCAGCTAGTTCTAACTTTGCATACAAACCAGCAGCAAGCATTGTATCTGCAAGAAGAGCAGGTACCACTGCTGCTTATGATCAATTGAATAAATATATAGGACATTCAAGAATGATTATGGTACCATCTACATACTGGAATATGGTGCATGGTTTTACTCCAGAAGATGTAAGGAAAGATGAAGAGGGTATGCAAATAATGAGAACACTAGGAACAAATATGGCATGGTTATTAAAGCTAATTGAATCTGGCAAAAAGAATGGAATAGATTATCCTATAAGTGAAAAGATAGTTCGTA
- a CDS encoding PPC domain-containing DNA-binding protein produces MDYRKIGENIYVRIDKDEDVISNIIEVCKKENIMTGQFQGIGACGIATVSTYLPDVDDFADHTISGMLEMVSLMGNITLDDNGQPFLHSHAVFSYLDEAGKPVVLAGHLTKAVISYTGEISIMPARGLIGRMIDKKTGIGVWKF; encoded by the coding sequence ATGGATTATAGAAAAATAGGTGAAAATATTTATGTCAGAATTGATAAAGATGAAGATGTAATTAGTAATATAATTGAAGTTTGCAAAAAAGAAAATATCATGACAGGACAGTTTCAAGGAATAGGAGCTTGTGGTATAGCTACAGTTTCTACGTATTTGCCAGATGTTGATGATTTTGCAGACCATACAATATCAGGAATGCTTGAAATGGTGTCATTGATGGGAAATATTACTTTAGATGATAATGGTCAACCGTTTTTGCATAGCCATGCAGTCTTTTCATATCTTGATGAAGCCGGAAAGCCAGTTGTGCTAGCTGGGCATTTAACAAAGGCAGTAATTAGCTATACTGGTGAAATTTCAATAATGCCTGCTAGAGGATTGATAGGAAGAATGATAGATAAAAAAACAGGTATTGGTGTGTGGAAATTTTGA
- a CDS encoding ArsR/SmtB family transcription factor, with protein MDQVKIFKALSNDTRLNILLWLKDPAANFEQQLHAGVMKDFQGGVCVRSIKKRTGLSQSTTSKFMSILEDAGLVESRKIDQYTYFRRNEKMLKEITFWINSDLY; from the coding sequence ATGGATCAAGTAAAGATTTTTAAAGCGCTTAGCAATGATACACGTCTTAATATTTTACTTTGGCTTAAGGATCCAGCAGCCAATTTTGAGCAGCAATTGCATGCTGGAGTAATGAAGGATTTTCAAGGCGGTGTATGTGTACGTAGCATTAAGAAACGTACGGGACTCTCTCAATCAACAACTTCAAAGTTTATGTCAATCTTAGAGGATGCTGGATTAGTAGAATCACGTAAAATTGATCAATATACGTATTTTCGTCGTAATGAAAAAATGCTAAAAGAAATTACATTTTGGATAAATAGTGATTTGTACTAG
- a CDS encoding radical SAM protein, which translates to MHFSSGINRPPYEAQSAYLQVTSGCSTHNQCAFCSFYKESSFKVSPIDEIKEDLKELRSMNLNAKRIFLQGADPFVLSYDKLMTIAELIHEYLPTVESIGGYARINNIINKSITELRALSEAGYSNPYFGIESGDDVILNRMHKGYTSELITEQCFKMDAAGFKYVANFLNGLGGHGYGMKHAHDSARILNGLKPTMIYASSLTLMPGTPLYKQAQTGEFEEATEVEKLQEMMEFINTLAIPTIFEAVHVSIAVPIVGKIPRDKDEMIAKLQRVIDNTPESRLRSFRESITSL; encoded by the coding sequence ATGCATTTTTCTAGTGGAATTAATAGACCGCCATACGAAGCACAATCGGCATATTTGCAAGTAACATCAGGATGTAGTACTCATAATCAATGTGCATTTTGTTCTTTTTATAAAGAGAGTAGCTTTAAAGTATCACCAATAGATGAAATTAAAGAGGATTTAAAAGAACTTAGAAGCATGAATCTTAATGCTAAAAGAATATTTTTGCAAGGAGCTGATCCGTTTGTATTAAGTTATGATAAGCTTATGACTATTGCGGAACTTATTCACGAATATCTACCAACAGTGGAATCTATCGGAGGGTATGCAAGAATAAATAATATTATAAATAAAAGTATTACGGAACTTCGTGCTTTAAGTGAAGCAGGATATAGTAATCCTTATTTTGGAATAGAATCTGGTGATGATGTGATCTTAAATAGGATGCATAAAGGTTACACATCAGAACTTATTACAGAACAGTGCTTTAAGATGGATGCTGCAGGATTTAAATATGTAGCTAATTTTCTAAATGGTTTAGGTGGTCATGGATATGGTATGAAACATGCACATGATTCAGCAAGAATTCTAAACGGATTAAAACCAACAATGATTTATGCCTCATCATTGACTCTTATGCCAGGTACTCCATTATATAAACAAGCACAAACAGGAGAGTTTGAGGAAGCTACAGAAGTAGAAAAACTTCAAGAAATGATGGAATTTATAAATACGCTTGCAATACCAACTATATTTGAAGCTGTACATGTTTCAATAGCAGTACCTATTGTGGGAAAAATCCCCAGAGATAAGGATGAAATGATTGCAAAACTACAACGTGTAATTGATAATACACCTGAAAGTAGACTTAGAAGTTTTAGAGAAAGCATAACAAGTTTATAG
- a CDS encoding flavodoxin family protein, protein MKVLLINGSPNKKGCTYTALSEVAKELENEEVETEIYYIGNKPIRGCIGCNKCAFNNNKCIFNDDPVNEIIEKAKESDGFIFGSPVYFASANGAFTAILDRVNYAGSSVFAYKPAANVVSAWRSGTTAAYDQLNKYIGYSRMIMVPSTYWNMVHGSTPEEVIQDKMGMQLMRTLGRNMAWLLKALKCSKENGINYPVEERRVYTGFIR, encoded by the coding sequence ATGAAAGTGTTACTAATCAATGGCAGTCCTAATAAAAAGGGATGTACATATACTGCGTTAAGTGAAGTGGCCAAGGAATTAGAAAATGAGGAAGTAGAAACTGAAATATATTATATTGGTAATAAGCCAATTAGAGGGTGTATTGGATGTAATAAGTGTGCATTCAATAATAATAAGTGTATTTTTAATGATGATCCTGTAAATGAAATTATCGAAAAAGCAAAAGAATCAGATGGTTTTATTTTTGGATCACCTGTTTATTTTGCATCAGCAAATGGGGCATTTACTGCTATTTTAGATAGAGTAAATTATGCAGGAAGTTCTGTATTTGCTTATAAACCAGCAGCTAATGTTGTATCTGCATGGAGATCAGGTACAACTGCCGCTTATGATCAATTGAATAAATATATAGGATACTCAAGAATGATTATGGTACCATCCACATATTGGAACATGGTTCATGGCAGTACTCCAGAAGAAGTAATTCAAGATAAAATGGGTATGCAATTAATGAGGACATTAGGTAGAAATATGGCATGGCTATTAAAAGCATTAAAATGTTCTAAAGAGAATGGCATAAATTATCCTGTAGAAGAAAGAAGAGTATATACTGGGTTTATTAGATAA
- a CDS encoding transposase: protein MNNFNFTQDNCKEETTSTWLISVLQFGSKLEVFKAFENFKLNMKKVKYSVSQKLITTMMSIIIGCETTKDINEKLAVEKLALNMFNMDKAPDQSQINELIRRFDSESINQLQDIHHNLFMNHSNSINSCTKVVVDCDQTGLIANGKSFELAEKGYFSKKKNQRGYQLSVAFTGEHSETVAMFLDSGNTHCTDHYDDLLNAIISKYKEQLYNGKLILRTDSGYGSTDNIEKLISIPNLKFVTKGYSPKTASNIAKNIDYSEYIQADESALVYELPKTNGVRYILVQTLSKKGNLKYSFLVTNISVNDMNVVEIFHFYNKRQTIEAFFKMAKNVYHIKNLRTSKFYGIYGFLWLVFITHNLVSWFKSTVLYGTKLENISVRGLVKTIGNIRGFVTRSSNGITINIPPITKLTKLIVDALCAPKYIQITFDI from the coding sequence ATGAATAATTTTAACTTCACTCAAGATAACTGTAAAGAAGAAACTACTTCCACTTGGTTAATTTCAGTACTGCAATTTGGATCTAAACTTGAAGTTTTCAAGGCATTTGAAAATTTCAAACTTAATATGAAGAAAGTAAAATACTCTGTATCCCAAAAACTTATTACGACTATGATGTCTATTATAATTGGTTGTGAAACAACCAAGGATATTAATGAAAAGCTTGCGGTAGAAAAACTTGCTCTAAATATGTTTAATATGGATAAAGCACCAGATCAATCACAAATTAACGAGTTAATCAGACGTTTTGATTCTGAAAGTATAAACCAACTACAGGATATTCATCATAATCTTTTTATGAATCACAGCAATTCCATTAATTCGTGTACGAAAGTAGTGGTAGACTGTGACCAAACAGGGCTTATTGCTAACGGTAAATCTTTTGAATTAGCTGAAAAAGGTTATTTTTCAAAGAAAAAGAATCAAAGAGGATATCAACTTTCTGTAGCTTTTACTGGTGAACATTCTGAAACAGTAGCAATGTTTTTAGATTCAGGGAATACCCATTGTACAGATCATTATGATGATTTATTGAATGCGATAATATCAAAATATAAGGAACAGCTTTATAATGGTAAATTAATATTAAGAACTGATAGTGGATATGGTTCAACTGATAATATTGAAAAACTAATTTCAATACCAAATTTAAAATTTGTTACAAAGGGATACTCACCAAAAACAGCAAGCAATATTGCAAAAAATATAGACTATTCAGAGTATATTCAAGCTGACGAGTCAGCTTTGGTATATGAACTTCCTAAAACTAATGGTGTTAGATATATTTTAGTTCAGACATTATCTAAAAAGGGAAATTTAAAATATTCCTTTCTTGTAACAAATATAAGTGTTAATGACATGAATGTAGTAGAAATTTTTCATTTTTATAATAAACGTCAAACTATAGAAGCATTTTTTAAGATGGCTAAAAACGTATATCATATAAAAAATCTTAGAACTTCAAAATTTTATGGTATTTACGGATTTTTATGGTTAGTATTTATAACTCATAATCTTGTAAGTTGGTTCAAATCTACAGTTTTATATGGAACAAAGCTAGAAAATATAAGTGTAAGAGGTTTAGTAAAGACTATTGGAAACATAAGAGGTTTTGTTACAAGATCTTCGAATGGAATAACAATAAATATTCCGCCAATAACAAAGTTAACAAAATTAATTGTTGATGCACTTTGTGCTCCCAAATATATACAAATAACTTTTGATATATGA
- a CDS encoding protein-ADP-ribose hydrolase — protein MKQQEKVFFLIKELIKEDDRYIGLEIPDSYIERTRLLRSLMNVRMPGEVSEKFLRIQNEYLNEQVKEKGIVRITDIQSLEEEFPKASIPFKDKISIWQGDITRLQVDAIVNAANSQMLGCFTPCHGCIDNAIHSAAGIQLRDECYSIMKKQGHEEKTGIAKITKGYNLPCRHVIHTVGPIVGSKLTRELEDALHSCYKSCLGCAVQNGVRTIAFCCISTGEFHFPNEKAAEIAIKTVIQFLEENESKIDRVIFNVFKDLDYKIYRKLSSDY, from the coding sequence ATGAAACAACAAGAAAAAGTGTTTTTTTTGATAAAGGAATTAATAAAAGAAGATGATAGATATATAGGTTTGGAAATACCTGATTCTTATATAGAACGTACTAGATTATTACGTTCGCTTATGAATGTTAGAATGCCAGGAGAAGTTAGTGAAAAATTTTTACGTATTCAGAATGAATATTTAAATGAGCAGGTTAAGGAAAAGGGTATTGTTAGGATTACAGATATACAAAGTTTAGAGGAGGAATTTCCTAAAGCATCGATACCGTTCAAAGATAAAATATCAATATGGCAGGGAGATATAACAAGGTTACAAGTGGATGCAATTGTAAATGCTGCCAATTCCCAAATGCTTGGATGTTTTACACCATGTCATGGGTGTATTGATAATGCAATACATTCAGCAGCAGGAATACAACTTCGTGATGAATGCTATAGTATAATGAAAAAACAAGGTCATGAAGAGAAAACGGGAATAGCTAAGATTACCAAAGGGTATAATTTGCCATGTAGACATGTTATACACACTGTAGGACCTATTGTGGGTTCAAAATTGACTAGAGAACTTGAAGATGCTCTACATTCTTGTTATAAATCTTGTTTAGGGTGTGCGGTACAAAATGGGGTTAGGACCATAGCATTTTGTTGTATATCTACAGGTGAATTTCACTTTCCAAATGAAAAGGCGGCTGAAATTGCAATAAAAACAGTGATACAATTTTTAGAAGAAAATGAATCAAAGATTGATAGAGTTATATTTAATGTATTTAAAGATTTAGATTATAAAATTTATAGGAAGCTTTCAAGTGATTATTAA
- a CDS encoding DUF1848 domain-containing protein, which translates to MIINTGSRTDIPAYFSEWFFNRIKAGYVLVRNPYYKEQVTKYKLTPDVVDCLSFCTKNPEPMLSRIHELDEFKQFWFVTITPYGKEIEPNVPDKEKVMENFKKLSAIVGVNAIGWRYDPIFITKKYTLESHIENFEKMAKNLEGYTHDCVISFVDLYEKTKRNFTGVKPVTKEERETIGKEFVRIGKKYNIQIRTCFEGDDLAKYGVDCSGCMTQPIIERAMGSKLKIHKRKSSRGGCNCLLQNDIGAYNTCGHGCVYCYANYNHRTVVNNMKMHNSKSPFLLGGNMDGDIIKDAKQASFIDRQVTLL; encoded by the coding sequence ATGATAATAAATACAGGTAGTAGGACTGATATTCCTGCATATTTTAGTGAATGGTTTTTTAATAGAATTAAAGCAGGATATGTTTTGGTAAGAAATCCATATTATAAGGAGCAAGTTACAAAATATAAATTGACACCCGATGTAGTTGACTGTTTATCTTTTTGTACAAAAAATCCAGAACCAATGTTATCTAGAATTCATGAACTTGATGAATTTAAACAGTTTTGGTTTGTAACTATTACGCCTTATGGTAAGGAAATTGAACCTAATGTGCCAGATAAGGAGAAAGTAATGGAAAATTTTAAAAAGCTTTCAGCTATTGTTGGAGTAAATGCCATTGGTTGGAGATATGATCCTATTTTTATTACAAAAAAATACACACTGGAAAGTCACATAGAGAACTTTGAAAAAATGGCGAAAAATTTGGAAGGATATACACATGACTGTGTTATTAGTTTTGTTGATTTATACGAAAAGACAAAGCGTAATTTCACAGGTGTTAAACCAGTTACAAAAGAGGAACGTGAAACAATTGGAAAAGAATTTGTACGTATAGGCAAAAAATATAATATCCAGATTAGAACATGTTTTGAAGGTGATGATTTAGCAAAGTATGGAGTTGATTGTAGTGGTTGTATGACACAGCCAATAATTGAACGTGCAATGGGAAGTAAACTAAAAATACATAAAAGGAAATCTTCTAGAGGTGGATGTAATTGCTTGCTTCAAAACGATATTGGAGCATATAACACATGTGGACATGGTTGCGTATATTGTTATGCAAACTATAATCATAGAACAGTGGTTAATAATATGAAAATGCATAATTCTAAATCACCATTTCTACTTGGTGGAAATATGGATGGCGATATAATAAAAGATGCAAAGCAGGCAAGCTTTATAGACAGGCAAGTAACACTACTTTAA
- a CDS encoding zinc-binding alcohol dehydrogenase family protein — protein sequence MKAVVLEKPCKAEELSVREVPIPKVKSGWVLVKIKGFGINRSEIYTRQGDSPSVRLPRIIGIECVGEIENPSDSSYKKGQRVVSMMGGLGRDFDGSYAEYALIPTNQVYPVNNDMPWMKMAAIPEMYYTAYASLFDVLSINQGESLLIRGGTSSVGLAALQLAKSIGATVISTTRNKDKVELLKKYGADFVLIDDSSIVQQLYSIFPKGVNKILELVGTVTLKNSLKLLSEKGVLCMIGILGGEWVVKNFEPMVDIPSGAYFTQFDSQNIKEDIIVSLFKHIEKHKIEVPIAKVFSLDEINKAHVLMERNVANGKIVVVN from the coding sequence ATGAAGGCGGTTGTATTAGAAAAACCATGTAAAGCGGAGGAATTAAGCGTAAGAGAAGTACCTATACCTAAAGTGAAGTCGGGTTGGGTACTTGTGAAAATTAAGGGCTTTGGAATAAATAGATCAGAGATATATACAAGACAAGGAGATTCTCCATCAGTAAGACTTCCAAGAATTATAGGAATAGAATGTGTAGGAGAGATTGAAAATCCATCAGATAGTTCTTATAAAAAAGGGCAGCGTGTTGTTTCCATGATGGGAGGTTTAGGGAGAGATTTTGATGGAAGTTATGCAGAGTATGCACTTATTCCAACTAATCAGGTGTATCCTGTGAATAACGATATGCCGTGGATGAAAATGGCGGCAATTCCTGAAATGTATTATACTGCATATGCATCACTTTTTGATGTTTTAAGTATTAATCAAGGAGAAAGTTTATTAATACGAGGTGGAACTAGTTCTGTTGGTTTAGCGGCACTTCAGCTAGCTAAGAGTATAGGCGCTACTGTTATTTCAACGACAAGAAACAAAGATAAAGTAGAACTTTTAAAAAAATATGGTGCAGACTTTGTATTAATAGATGATTCAAGTATAGTACAACAGCTATATTCTATTTTCCCTAAGGGAGTAAATAAAATCCTAGAATTAGTAGGTACAGTAACATTAAAAAATTCTTTAAAATTACTTTCAGAAAAAGGTGTTTTATGTATGATAGGTATATTAGGTGGTGAATGGGTAGTAAAGAATTTTGAGCCTATGGTTGATATACCTTCAGGTGCGTATTTTACACAGTTTGATAGTCAGAATATTAAAGAAGATATAATCGTTAGTCTATTTAAACATATTGAAAAACATAAAATTGAAGTTCCTATAGCAAAGGTCTTTTCTTTAGATGAGATTAATAAAGCACATGTGTTAATGGAGCGTAATGTTGCTAATGGAAAAATTGTGGTTGTTAATTAG
- a CDS encoding ABC transporter permease — protein sequence MIEYAINHLDELSTALLEHLEITIITLIISIFIAAVLTVLSMYSKVLSKIFIYVFSVIYSIPSLALFAILIPLTGLGQETAIIVLVFYNQYLLLRNFIEALNEIQPSIIEAATGMGMSNMQILFKIRLPLAKKALFTGVRLAVVSTIGIATIAASINAGGLGSILFDGLRTLDGPEILWGSILAAALAISVNGILSRIEKIYKV from the coding sequence GTGATAGAATATGCAATAAATCATTTAGATGAATTAAGTACAGCACTGTTAGAACATTTGGAGATAACAATTATAACTCTAATAATCTCTATTTTTATAGCAGCAGTATTAACTGTATTATCAATGTACTCTAAAGTATTATCTAAAATATTCATATATGTATTTTCTGTTATTTATTCTATACCTAGTTTAGCGCTTTTTGCTATATTGATTCCTCTTACAGGATTAGGTCAAGAGACAGCTATAATAGTTTTAGTTTTTTATAATCAGTATTTACTACTACGTAATTTTATTGAAGCATTAAATGAAATTCAACCATCAATTATTGAAGCAGCAACTGGTATGGGTATGAGCAATATGCAAATATTATTTAAAATAAGACTGCCATTAGCTAAGAAAGCACTTTTTACAGGAGTACGTTTAGCAGTGGTTTCTACTATTGGTATTGCAACCATAGCTGCATCAATAAATGCGGGTGGTCTTGGTAGTATTCTATTTGATGGTCTTAGAACTTTAGATGGTCCAGAGATATTATGGGGAAGCATATTAGCAGCAGCATTGGCAATAAGTGTTAATGGTATATTAAGCCGGATAGAAAAAATATATAAAGTTTAA
- a CDS encoding ABC transporter ATP-binding protein — protein MSNTAIEFNDVCKKFNNAGYSAVNNVSFTIEEGEFITVLGSSGCGKTTLLKMINRLYEPTNGKISIFGKDIKEIDVVNLRRSIGYVIQQVGLFPHMTIADNIATVPKLLKWKKEKIEARVEELLQLVGLDYNEFKKRYPAQLSGGQQQRVGLARALAINPKIMLLDEPFGAIDAINRMNLQDELLRIHKALKQTFLFVTHDINEAFKMGARVIIMNKGVICQFDTPRNIVRNPSDDFVASLITSSRKQEQFWEELG, from the coding sequence ATGTCCAATACAGCAATAGAGTTCAATGATGTATGTAAAAAATTTAATAATGCAGGATATAGTGCAGTGAATAATGTGAGTTTTACTATTGAAGAAGGAGAATTTATTACTGTACTTGGATCCTCAGGTTGTGGAAAAACTACATTGCTAAAAATGATTAATCGATTATATGAGCCAACTAATGGCAAAATAAGTATATTCGGCAAAGATATAAAAGAGATAGATGTTGTTAATTTAAGAAGAAGTATAGGGTATGTAATTCAACAGGTAGGACTTTTTCCTCATATGACAATAGCAGATAATATTGCTACAGTACCAAAGCTTTTAAAATGGAAAAAAGAAAAAATTGAAGCTAGAGTTGAGGAATTGTTGCAGCTAGTAGGATTAGATTACAATGAATTTAAAAAAAGATATCCAGCACAATTGTCAGGAGGGCAACAGCAGAGGGTTGGGCTTGCTAGAGCACTAGCAATTAATCCTAAAATTATGCTTTTAGATGAACCTTTTGGTGCTATTGATGCAATTAATAGAATGAATCTTCAGGATGAACTTCTACGTATTCATAAAGCATTAAAACAGACATTTTTATTTGTTACACATGATATAAATGAAGCTTTTAAAATGGGAGCAAGAGTAATTATTATGAATAAAGGTGTTATATGCCAATTTGATACACCAAGAAATATTGTAAGGAATCCTTCAGATGATTTTGTAGCATCATTAATTACATCATCTCGAAAGCAGGAACAGTTTTGGGAGGAATTAGGGTGA
- a CDS encoding glycine betaine ABC transporter substrate-binding protein, whose product MKIRIKRFIAGFLVIGVVVSMTACGSKNNVDNSKNATIRVASKDFTENLVVSEIYSLALENDGYKVKRVPNIASSVIHASLVNNQIDMYPEYTGTGLLAVLKMNLITDPNEVYKTVKEAYEKKYKVTWLDYSKANDGAGLVIRTDLSKKLGITKISDLQKHASEIRFASQGEVDQREDGIPALERVYGKFNWKSSKVYDNGLKYEILKKNEADVAPAYTTEGQLVNTKEFTLLEDDKHVWPPYNLAPVIRDNVLKSHPDIANIINKVSSKLDTKTVTALNAKVDVEKEDYKKVAKDFYNKSIK is encoded by the coding sequence ATGAAAATTAGAATTAAAAGATTTATAGCAGGTTTTTTGGTTATAGGAGTAGTTGTATCTATGACAGCATGTGGTAGTAAAAATAATGTGGACAATAGTAAAAATGCTACTATTCGTGTTGCTTCAAAAGACTTTACTGAAAATTTAGTTGTGTCAGAAATATATTCATTAGCGTTAGAAAATGATGGGTATAAAGTAAAAAGAGTACCTAATATTGCAAGTTCAGTAATTCACGCATCACTTGTTAACAACCAAATTGATATGTATCCAGAATATACAGGAACAGGATTATTAGCAGTTCTTAAGATGAACTTAATCACAGATCCAAATGAAGTTTATAAGACAGTAAAAGAAGCTTATGAAAAAAAATATAAGGTTACATGGCTAGACTATTCGAAAGCTAATGATGGAGCAGGCCTTGTTATACGTACAGATTTATCAAAAAAACTAGGTATTACTAAAATTTCAGATTTACAGAAGCATGCAAGTGAAATTAGATTTGCATCACAGGGAGAAGTTGATCAAAGAGAAGATGGAATTCCAGCATTGGAAAGAGTATATGGAAAGTTTAATTGGAAATCATCAAAAGTATACGACAACGGTCTAAAATATGAAATCTTGAAAAAAAATGAGGCCGATGTTGCACCAGCATATACAACTGAAGGACAATTAGTTAATACAAAAGAGTTTACTTTATTAGAAGATGATAAACATGTATGGCCACCATATAACCTAGCACCGGTTATACGTGACAATGTATTAAAATCACATCCAGATATTGCAAATATTATAAATAAAGTAAGTTCAAAATTAGATACAAAAACAGTCACAGCATTAAATGCAAAAGTTGATGTTGAAAAAGAAGATTATAAAAAAGTAGCAAAAGATTTTTATAATAAATCAATTAAATAA
- a CDS encoding ABC transporter permease: MDINIKTQILEYFAKNMNAYLISVKGHIEISLLALMVAILIGVPCGYACSKYKKYGGVIVSIFQALRIVPSLAILFLLIPIMGVGIKPSITALVILAIPSILMNTAAGLEQLPSFMLETAYAIGMTEKQMLVKVKIPLAMPLILTGIKTAAIEIIASATLASKIGGGGLGDIIFTGLGLNRMDLLLIGGISVAVLSIVAGVLLDIIGRLLLKYKYIRK, from the coding sequence TTGGATATTAATATTAAAACACAAATTTTAGAATACTTTGCTAAAAATATGAATGCTTATTTAATTTCTGTAAAGGGACACATTGAGATTAGTTTATTAGCATTAATGGTTGCTATATTAATTGGAGTACCTTGTGGGTATGCTTGTTCAAAATATAAAAAATATGGTGGTGTTATTGTATCTATATTTCAAGCATTGAGAATTGTTCCTAGTTTAGCCATTCTATTTTTATTAATTCCTATTATGGGCGTAGGAATTAAGCCATCAATAACAGCATTAGTAATATTAGCAATTCCATCAATTCTCATGAATACAGCTGCAGGTTTAGAACAGTTACCTAGTTTTATGTTAGAAACTGCTTATGCCATAGGTATGACAGAAAAGCAAATGTTAGTAAAAGTTAAAATACCTTTAGCGATGCCTTTGATTTTGACAGGAATAAAAACTGCAGCGATAGAGATAATAGCAAGCGCTACTTTAGCGTCTAAAATAGGTGGAGGCGGACTTGGAGATATTATTTTTACAGGATTAGGTTTAAACAGAATGGATTTGCTTTTGATTGGTGGTATTTCAGTTGCAGTATTATCCATTGTGGCAGGAGTACTACTTGATATTATAGGTAGATTGTTACTTAAATATAAATATATAAGAAAGTAG